DNA sequence from the Cupriavidus oxalaticus genome:
GCGGAGAGCCGTGTGCCTCTCGCCTGCTGGCTGCCAAGGAAGGCCGCAACATAAGCGCAGGTCGCCGCCGGGCCGCGTGTATACCAGGCGTTCCCCAACGCGGGGAAGCGCCGCGATTCCGCGAAGATCAGCCGCAGGAACGCCAGGTGGCGTTCGTCCAGCAACGACTGCAGGAAGCTGTGCGCGATCTTGTCGAGTCCCTGTGCCGCATCGCAGCGCGACACATCCACGCCCTTTTCGGTCTTTTCCAGGAAGCGGTCGCACAGCCGCTCCACCACCGCCACGAACAAGCCGTCCTTGCCGCCGAAGTAGCTGTAGACGTTGGTCTTGGAGCCCCCGCATGCCTTGACGATGTCGTCCAGACTGACGCCGTCGTAGCCGTGCTCGAGAAACATGTCGGCGGCGGTGCTCAGGATCAGGGCGCGCTTCTCTTCGCCGCGGCGCGTCATGCGCTGGGGCGGGCGGTGAGGAGGGGTGTCGGTAACGCTCACGGGTGATGCCATCGGGTAGCCAGGAGTGACAAGGGACGGGCGCTGGCGCCCCGCGCAGTCTACCAAAAGCTTGTGCGACCCAAGTGGCCGCCAACGTTTCGCCCTTTTCTTCAAAAAATTTGAGCAAGACGTTCTGCTTTATGTGGTACCGTACGGTACGGTTTAATTATATTTGGATCGTGAGCGGCGCGGGGCGGGTGCCCCGGCCGACACAAGGTTCTTCTTGGAATTGGAAAGGAGCAAGTGATGAAAAAGGCATCGATTGGCGCAATCCTCATGGTGGTGATGGCGGCCGGGGCGCAAGCTGCCGTGCGCACCCCGGACGTGTACACAAACGGGGGGCATGTCGCCGAGGCCCTGCAGCGTTCGCAATCCGGCCGCCTGGCCGACGAGCAGTTCCGCCGGATTGCCGTGCGCAAGGCGGATCCGTTCACCGATGGCGCGCTGCGGCAGGTAGACCTGTTCACCGATGGCGCCCTGCGGCAGGTGGATCTGTTCACCGATGGCGCACTCGCCAGTGTTGGCCGCGCCGACCCGTTCACGGCTGGCGCCTGAACGGCAAGCCGGTCCTGCGCGACGTGCAGTGCCGGCCGCACGTGACGAGGGCGGGTGCGGGTTTACCGTTCTTGCGGGCGCTTGCACCCCCACCTAAAATAATTCGCATATCGCATTAGATTGCGCATAGCGCAAAAAATGGAGACAACGTGACGGACGCGAAACACCCCCGGGCAGCCGGGCAGACCAGCATCGCGCATGTGGATATCCACGGCGTGTCGGTGCATGGCAAAGACCTGAGCGAGGCCTTGATCGGCAAGACCGGCTTCACCGCCTACTTCCTGTTCCTGCTGACCGGCCGCGAGCCCGACGCAAAGCTGGTGGCGATCACCGATGCCTGCCTCGTGGCGATCGCGGAGCATGGCCTGGTTCCCTCGGTGCAGGCAGCCCGCATGACGCTGGCCGCCGCGCCGGACGCGTTGCAAGGCGCCGTGGCGGCTGGCGTGCTGGGTTGCGGCTCGGTGATCCTGGGCGCATCGGAAACCGCGGGCCAGCTGCTGGCGGAAGTGCTCGCTGGGCGGGAACACGGCACGCTGGCCGAGAGCGCGAACTCCGTGGTCCGGGCCGTGCGGCAGGCGCGCAAGCCGCTGCCCGGCTTTGGCCATCCGACGCACAAGCTGGGGGATCCGCGCGCGCACCGGTTGCTGGCCATCGCGCGGGAGCTGGGCGTCGCCGGCGACCACGTGGCCGCGCTGGAAGCGGTAGCCGCCGCGGTGCCCGAGCACTACAGCAAGCCCCTGCCGCTGAACGTTTCGGGCGCAATCCCCGCCGTGCTGCTCGATGCTGGCTATCCCGCCACCGCGCTCAAGGGGGTGCCGCTGCTGGCGCGCGTGGCGAGCCTGATCGCCCACCTGCAGGAGGAACGCCGCCAGCCGATTGGCTTCATCCTGGCCGATGCCGCCGAACAGGCCATCGCCTACAGCGCCGCGCCGGCGCAAGCATCATGAACGCCCCCGCCAACCATATCGGCACGATGGCGCCGCTCGACGTGCTCAGGCAGTACCCGGCGCATGACTTCACGCTGACCGGCTTCCTGGCGGCCCGCGTGGCGGCGCATCCGGACAAGCCGGCATTGCTCTTCGACGGCGAGACCTGGAGCTATCGCGAGCTCGAGGCGCGGATCGCGCAAGCCGCGCAATGGCTGGCACAGGCCATGCACGTGCGCCGCGGCGACCGCGTCGGCGTGCTGTCCCCGAACCATCCGTCCACGGTCGTGCTGATGTTTGCGCTGGCGCGCATCGGCGCGACCATGGTGCCGGCCAACCCGGAATACCGCCTGGACGAGGCGCTGTACGTGTTCCAGCATGCGCAGGTCTGCGGGCTGGTGTGTGCGCCGGCTACGCTGGAAACCGGTGCGGCCATCGCCCGGGCGCTGGGCGGTGGGGTCTGGCTGCGCGCCAACGAACCTGGCGACCACGGCGTGCCGACGCTGGAGCAGTCGATGGCGGCCGCGACCGGCGAAGCTGCCGGCGAATATGGGGCCGAACCTGCCGACGATGGCGGCGACCGGGATACCGCACTGATCATCTACACGTCCGGCACCACGGGCTTCCCCAAGGGTGCGATGCACAGCCATCGCGGCTACGTGCTGACCGCCGAAGCCTTCGTCGGCCGGCTGCAACTGCAGCCCGACGAGCGCGTGATGTGCGTGATGCCGCTGTTCCATATCAATGCGCTGATGTATTCGGTGGGCGGGGCCCTGGCGTGCGGCGGCTGCCTGGTGCTGGTGCGCAGGTTCTCGGCGTCGTCGTTCTGGCGTTTCGCCGCCGAGACCGGTGCCACGGAGGTGAACCTGGTGGCGGCGGCCGGCAGCATCCTGGCCCGGCGCCCGCGTGCCGAGTTCGTGCCTGGCCACCGCATCACCAAGATGTTCATCGCGCCCCAGACCCAGGAAATGGTGCGTGTGATGAAGCAGGAGTTCCACGTGCCGCGGCTGATCGAATGCTATGGCATGACGGAAATCCCGGGCGTGATCGCCAACCCGTTCGACGGCCCGCACAAGCTTGGCACCATGGGCCTGATCTCGCCCCATCCTGATCCGGCGGTGCCGGTGCCGCAGGCCCGCATCGTCGACGACGAAGGCAGCGACGTGGCCCCCGGCGGCGAGGGCGAACTGCTGATCCGCACGCCTACGCTGATGCAAGGCTACTACCGTGACCCGGCCCAGACCGAGGCGGCGTTCCGCGACGGCTGGTTCGCCACCGGCGACCTGGTGCGCCAGGACGTGGACGGCTACTACGTCTTTGTCGCGCGCAAGAAGGATGTGATCCGGCGCAAGGGCGAAAACGTGTCGGGCGCCGAGCTCGACCGCATCTTCGGCGAACACCCGGCGGTGGAAGAAGCGGCGGCCATCGGCGTGCCCGCGGACCTTGGCGAGGAAGAAATCCTGCTGGCGGTGCAGTTCCGCCCGGGCCAGTCGGCCGATGCGGCCGAGCTACTCGCCTGGGCGCGCGGCCGCCTGGCCGTGCACAAGCTGCCGCGCTATATCGCCACCGTTGACGCTATCCCGCACACACCGACGCACAAGCCCGCCAAGCACAAGCTGAAGGCTGACCGGACCTTGCTGGCGCGCGCGGTCGACCTGTCGGCCGCCAGCCAATAAGCCAGAACAAAAGGAGACAACCATGAGCACCCAGGACAACTACACCCTCCAGCGCGCGCTGGACGCCATGTGCGCCGGCGCACCCGGCTCCGACGAGACCCTGCAGGCGCAATTCGGCGTGGCGCTGCGGCATTTCCACGCCATGCTGGACGAGCTGCAGCTGACCGATGCCCAGCTCTATCGCATTGCCGCCTGGCTGGGCCGGGTGTCCGCGCAGGATGAGCTGATCATGCTGTGCGACATGATGGGCCTGACCATGCGCGCGCTCGACCTGGCCCGCACCGACGACCAGGCCACGCCGCAGAACGTGACCGGCCCGTTCCCCAAGGACCAGGTGGCCGAAGGCAGCAATCCCTGCCATCTGGCGACGGCAGAGGAACCGGGGCAGCGGCTCGAAGTGCGCGGCCGCGTGCGGGATGCGCGCACGGGCCAGCCGGTGCCGGGCGCAATGCTGGTCGTGTGGCAGCCGAACCAGTTCGGCCGCTACGAGAACGAAGATGACTCCCAGTCCGAAGACAACCTGCGCGGCAAGCTGCGCTGCGATGCGGAGGGCGGTTTCCAGATCTTCACGGTGCGTCCGGGCGGCTACATCATCGGGCGCGAGGACACTGAGGTGGGCGTGCTGATGCGGCGCCTGGGCCGCAACCGCCAGCGCGCGCCGCATATCCACTACCGCGTGGTGCAGCCGGGATACCGCACGCTGACCTCGCAGATCTATTTCAAGGGCGACCCCGCCAACCCGGTCGACTGCATCTTCTCGACCATCGATGACCACATCGTCGAGGTGGGGCCCCATCCGCAGCGTGACGGCTACCAGCTGCTGACGCTGGACGTGGTGATCGAGCCCGAGGCGGAGCCGGTGACGGCCTGAGCCCTGCGTCGCTCAGGAGGCCGCCAGGATCGAATGCGCCAGCGTGGGCGCCCGCCGGATGGCAGCTTCGATCATCGCGGCCGCCTCGCGCAGTGCCGGCAGCCGTGTGGCGACCAGTTCTTCGGGGCTGGTGCGCTCGGTCTCGGTGGAGCAGTTGATGGCGGCGATCACGCGCTGCTGGGGGTCGCGCACGGGCACGGCGATCGACAGGACGTTGAGCTCGAGCTGGCCGTACTGGACCGCATAGCCCTGTTCAAGCGTGCGTGCCAGCGCGGCGCGCAGCGCATCCGCATCGCTGAGCGTCATCGGCGTGAATTTCTGGAACGGCGCCTTGTCCAGGACCTTGTTCTGCAGGGCCTTGGGCGCATGCGCCAGCAAGGCGAGGCCGAGCGAGGTGCAATGCACCGGCAGCCGGTAGCCGACCGAGGCGCGGAACGCGATGCGCCGCTGGCTGGGCACATGCGCCAGGTAGACCACGCTGTCGCCGTCGAGGATGGCGAGCGAGACCGAATCGCGGAAGCGCTCGGCCACTTCCTGCAGGAAGGGCTGGACGATGTCGCGCAGGTTCATCGAGCTGAGGAAGGCGGCGCCCAGCGACAGCACCTTGGGCAGCAGCACGAAGCGCCGCCCGTTGGCGCCGATGTAGCCCAGCGCCTGCAGCGTCAGCAACGCACGGCGCGCGGTGGCAGGCGTCATGCCGGTGGCCTGGGCGACTTCGCTCAGCGTCATTTCCGGCGTGGCGTCGGTGAACGCCTGGATCACCGCCAGTCCGCGCGCCAGCGCCGCGACGTAGTCGCGGTGGCCTTCTTCGAGCTTGGGCGGGGTGTCCTGGTCGACAGGGGCGGTGGGTTTGGCAGCGGAGGTCATGCACGCATTCTATCCGCAACGCCCAGGCTGGAACAAAAGGGGCGCGTCGTGGCCGGCGCCCGGGAGACATAGCAACATGAGACTCGATCCTACCTCGCTGCGGCTCTTTGTCTGCGTGGCGGAAGAGGGTTCCATCGCGGCCGCCGCCGAGCGTGCGCACCTGGCCGCCGCCGCGGTCAGCAAGCGCATCAGCGAGCTGGAGCACGGCCTCGGCACGGCCCTGCTCCGGCGCAGCAACAAGGGCGTGGAGCCGACTACGGCCGGCATCGAGCTGGTGCACCTGGCGCGCGGCGTGCTGCACGACCTCGACGACATCGTGATGCGCATGCGCGACTTCGGCGGTGGCCTGCGCGGCCAGGTCAGGGTGGTCGCCAACATCTCCGCCATCACGCAGTTCCTGCCGGCGCAGCTCAAGTCGTTCCTGGCGGACTATCCGCGTGTCGACGTGCACCTCGATGAGCGCGTTTCCACTGCCATCGTGCGCGCCGTGGCCGAGAACGCCGCGGACATCGGCATCTTCACCGCGTGCGCCGTGGACGCCGAACTGGAGACCTTTCCCTACCGGTGCGACGAACTGGTGGTGGTGGTGCCCGGCGGCCACCCGCTGGCGGCGCGGCAGTCGGTGTCGATCCGCGAGGCGCTCGACTTCGACCTGATCAGCCTGCAGGCCGGCAGCCAGATCCATCTGCAACTGGTGAAGGCGGCCAGCGAGGCCGGCCGCGTGTTCAAGCCGCGCATCCATGTGCCGGGCTATGACGCACTGTGCCTGATGGTGCAGGCGGGGCTGGGGCTGGGCATCCTGCCCAGGTCCAGCGCGGCGCCTTACCAGGACACCCTTGGCATCCGGCCCGTCAGGCTGGACGAGCCCTGGGCCGCGCGGCAACTGGTGATCGGCGTGCGCGCCTATGACAGCCTTTCTGCGGTGGCGAGGCTGCTGGTCGAGCGCTTGCGCGAGGACGCGTAGCACAGACGCGCCTGCCATCGCGCTACGCGATGGCAGGCTCGCCAATCACTGCTTTACCACGCGCGCCGGTTCTTCCAATCTTGCATGGCAGTCACCGTATTTCGACAGGAGCAGCAAACCGTCATGGTCAACGAAGCGAACAAGGAAAAGATGCCGCTGCAAGGCGTGCGCGTGTTGGAGCTGGGATCGCTGATCGCCGGCCCGTATGCCGGCGGCCTGCTCGCCCAGTTCGGCGCCGAGGTGCTGAAGATCGAAGCGCCGGGCGAAGGCGATCCGCTGCGCAAATGGCGCAAGCTGTACGAGGGCACCTCGCTGTGGTGGTACAGCCAGAGCCGCAACAAGAAGTCGCTGACGCTGGACCTGCGCAGCGCGCAAGGCCAGGACATCGTGCGCAAGCTGGTGGCCGGCGCCGATATCGTGATCGAGAACTTCCGCCCCGGCACGCTGGAGAAATGGGGCCTGGGCTGGGAAGACCTGCGCAAGGTGAATCCGGCCCTGGTCATGGTGCGCATTTCCGGCTATGGCCAGACCGGCCCCTACAAGGACCGCCCGGGGTTTG
Encoded proteins:
- a CDS encoding TetR/AcrR family transcriptional regulator yields the protein MSVTDTPPHRPPQRMTRRGEEKRALILSTAADMFLEHGYDGVSLDDIVKACGGSKTNVYSYFGGKDGLFVAVVERLCDRFLEKTEKGVDVSRCDAAQGLDKIAHSFLQSLLDERHLAFLRLIFAESRRFPALGNAWYTRGPAATCAYVAAFLGSQQARGTRLSASPEVSARLFHGMVLASVLHRTLATGMRPAEAEIDALVRDAIAVIVPAVDAGQPSAGPRKQ
- a CDS encoding citryl-CoA lyase, coding for MTDAKHPRAAGQTSIAHVDIHGVSVHGKDLSEALIGKTGFTAYFLFLLTGREPDAKLVAITDACLVAIAEHGLVPSVQAARMTLAAAPDALQGAVAAGVLGCGSVILGASETAGQLLAEVLAGREHGTLAESANSVVRAVRQARKPLPGFGHPTHKLGDPRAHRLLAIARELGVAGDHVAALEAVAAAVPEHYSKPLPLNVSGAIPAVLLDAGYPATALKGVPLLARVASLIAHLQEERRQPIGFILADAAEQAIAYSAAPAQAS
- a CDS encoding class I adenylate-forming enzyme family protein, whose translation is MNAPANHIGTMAPLDVLRQYPAHDFTLTGFLAARVAAHPDKPALLFDGETWSYRELEARIAQAAQWLAQAMHVRRGDRVGVLSPNHPSTVVLMFALARIGATMVPANPEYRLDEALYVFQHAQVCGLVCAPATLETGAAIARALGGGVWLRANEPGDHGVPTLEQSMAAATGEAAGEYGAEPADDGGDRDTALIIYTSGTTGFPKGAMHSHRGYVLTAEAFVGRLQLQPDERVMCVMPLFHINALMYSVGGALACGGCLVLVRRFSASSFWRFAAETGATEVNLVAAAGSILARRPRAEFVPGHRITKMFIAPQTQEMVRVMKQEFHVPRLIECYGMTEIPGVIANPFDGPHKLGTMGLISPHPDPAVPVPQARIVDDEGSDVAPGGEGELLIRTPTLMQGYYRDPAQTEAAFRDGWFATGDLVRQDVDGYYVFVARKKDVIRRKGENVSGAELDRIFGEHPAVEEAAAIGVPADLGEEEILLAVQFRPGQSADAAELLAWARGRLAVHKLPRYIATVDAIPHTPTHKPAKHKLKADRTLLARAVDLSAASQ
- a CDS encoding dioxygenase family protein, with translation MSTQDNYTLQRALDAMCAGAPGSDETLQAQFGVALRHFHAMLDELQLTDAQLYRIAAWLGRVSAQDELIMLCDMMGLTMRALDLARTDDQATPQNVTGPFPKDQVAEGSNPCHLATAEEPGQRLEVRGRVRDARTGQPVPGAMLVVWQPNQFGRYENEDDSQSEDNLRGKLRCDAEGGFQIFTVRPGGYIIGREDTEVGVLMRRLGRNRQRAPHIHYRVVQPGYRTLTSQIYFKGDPANPVDCIFSTIDDHIVEVGPHPQRDGYQLLTLDVVIEPEAEPVTA
- a CDS encoding IclR family transcriptional regulator domain-containing protein, whose protein sequence is MTSAAKPTAPVDQDTPPKLEEGHRDYVAALARGLAVIQAFTDATPEMTLSEVAQATGMTPATARRALLTLQALGYIGANGRRFVLLPKVLSLGAAFLSSMNLRDIVQPFLQEVAERFRDSVSLAILDGDSVVYLAHVPSQRRIAFRASVGYRLPVHCTSLGLALLAHAPKALQNKVLDKAPFQKFTPMTLSDADALRAALARTLEQGYAVQYGQLELNVLSIAVPVRDPQQRVIAAINCSTETERTSPEELVATRLPALREAAAMIEAAIRRAPTLAHSILAAS
- a CDS encoding LysR family transcriptional regulator, with translation MRLDPTSLRLFVCVAEEGSIAAAAERAHLAAAAVSKRISELEHGLGTALLRRSNKGVEPTTAGIELVHLARGVLHDLDDIVMRMRDFGGGLRGQVRVVANISAITQFLPAQLKSFLADYPRVDVHLDERVSTAIVRAVAENAADIGIFTACAVDAELETFPYRCDELVVVVPGGHPLAARQSVSIREALDFDLISLQAGSQIHLQLVKAASEAGRVFKPRIHVPGYDALCLMVQAGLGLGILPRSSAAPYQDTLGIRPVRLDEPWAARQLVIGVRAYDSLSAVARLLVERLREDA